A genomic window from Flavobacterium johnsoniae includes:
- a CDS encoding DUF5703 domain-containing protein: MKYIKYILLFTTLCLKAQIPAVDNYNQVWTTQSNNSSESMPLGGGDIGMNVWVEKGDLYFYFSRSGTFDEHNTLLKLGRVKVTLSPNPFEGKEGFHQELKLKDGYVLVGQNDTKIKLWVDVFKPIIHVDLASKNPLKMTASYESWRYQNRISKGKQNNANSYKWAPQGDLINFKDSIAFENNGIKFYHRNRENTVFDVAVKQQKMESVKDQMLNPIANLTFGGFITGNNLKPNGTYLGKYQDTDFKGFNLTSIKPSKKHSLEIYLNTNQSDFSTWDNGLKNLISANKNTAKQGEKNTQKWWNNFWNRSFIFTQKNQSTVKDSVYQIGQNYQLFRYMLGCNAYGKYPTKFNGGLFTVDPVHTNKDLNFTPDFRNWGGGTMTAQNQRLVYFPMVKSGDFDMMKSQLSFYLDLQKNAELRSKVYWKHNGASFTEQLENFGLPNPAEYEWKRPADYDPGMEYNAWLEYEWDTVLEFCQMMLQQKEYAGEDIQKYNQFIISCLRFFDEHYQYLAKQRGRKALDGNGKLVLYPGSGAETYKMTNNSNSTISALQIITGTLLNLSGNELSKEDSEYLKAFQNRIPPLNFGQIENHKVLLPAKTWERVNNSEVPQLYPVYPWGIYGVGKPDLETALNTWKYDSDAIKFRSHIGWKQDNIFSARLGLTEEAMKYNTMKMANSERRFPAFWGPGFDWVPDHNWGGSGMIGMQEMLLQETDGKIYLFPAWPKDWNVHFKLHAKQNTTIEAELLNGELKVLKVIPEERKKDIINLLGKSEAEKTKLN; the protein is encoded by the coding sequence TTGAAATATATTAAATACATACTTCTCTTCACCACGCTTTGCCTTAAAGCGCAAATTCCTGCGGTTGATAATTACAATCAGGTTTGGACAACGCAAAGCAATAATTCATCAGAATCTATGCCTTTGGGCGGCGGTGATATTGGTATGAATGTCTGGGTAGAAAAAGGTGATTTGTATTTCTATTTTTCGCGAAGCGGAACTTTCGATGAACATAATACTTTATTGAAATTAGGTCGTGTGAAGGTGACTTTAAGTCCTAATCCATTTGAAGGAAAAGAAGGATTTCATCAGGAATTAAAATTGAAAGATGGTTATGTTTTAGTTGGGCAAAACGACACTAAAATCAAACTTTGGGTAGATGTTTTTAAACCGATAATTCATGTTGATTTAGCAAGTAAAAATCCGCTTAAGATGACTGCTTCGTATGAAAGTTGGCGTTATCAAAATCGTATTTCAAAAGGAAAACAAAACAATGCCAATTCTTATAAATGGGCACCTCAAGGTGATCTTATAAATTTTAAAGATTCGATTGCATTTGAAAATAATGGAATAAAATTCTATCACAGAAATAGAGAAAATACTGTTTTTGATGTTGCCGTAAAACAGCAAAAAATGGAATCGGTAAAAGACCAAATGCTGAATCCAATTGCAAATTTGACTTTTGGCGGATTCATAACTGGAAATAATTTAAAACCAAACGGAACATATCTTGGAAAATATCAAGATACCGATTTTAAAGGTTTTAATTTAACAAGCATAAAACCATCCAAAAAACATTCATTAGAAATTTATTTAAATACCAATCAATCTGATTTTTCTACTTGGGATAATGGATTGAAAAATCTGATTTCTGCAAACAAAAACACAGCAAAACAAGGAGAAAAAAATACTCAAAAATGGTGGAATAATTTCTGGAACCGCAGTTTTATTTTCACGCAAAAAAATCAATCGACTGTAAAAGATTCAGTTTATCAAATTGGACAGAATTATCAGTTGTTTCGATATATGCTCGGGTGCAATGCGTACGGAAAATATCCAACAAAATTTAACGGCGGACTTTTTACTGTTGATCCTGTTCATACTAATAAAGACCTGAATTTTACACCCGATTTTAGAAATTGGGGAGGAGGAACGATGACGGCTCAAAACCAGCGATTGGTTTATTTTCCAATGGTTAAAAGCGGTGATTTTGATATGATGAAATCACAATTGAGTTTTTATCTCGATTTACAGAAAAACGCTGAATTACGTAGTAAAGTCTATTGGAAACACAATGGTGCATCATTTACGGAACAATTAGAAAATTTCGGTTTGCCAAATCCAGCGGAATATGAATGGAAACGTCCAGCAGATTACGATCCAGGAATGGAATATAATGCATGGCTGGAATACGAATGGGATACCGTTTTGGAATTTTGCCAGATGATGTTGCAACAGAAAGAATATGCAGGAGAAGACATTCAAAAATACAATCAATTCATTATAAGTTGTCTTCGATTTTTTGATGAACATTATCAATATTTAGCCAAACAAAGAGGAAGAAAAGCTTTGGATGGAAATGGAAAATTAGTTTTATATCCGGGTTCTGGTGCTGAAACTTATAAAATGACAAATAACTCAAATAGTACGATTTCGGCGTTACAAATTATTACAGGAACCCTTTTAAACCTTTCTGGAAATGAATTGTCAAAAGAAGACTCAGAATATTTAAAAGCATTTCAAAATAGAATTCCGCCTTTGAATTTCGGGCAGATTGAAAATCATAAAGTTTTACTTCCTGCTAAAACTTGGGAAAGGGTTAATAATTCTGAAGTTCCGCAATTGTATCCTGTTTATCCTTGGGGAATTTACGGCGTTGGAAAACCTGATTTAGAAACGGCTTTAAATACTTGGAAATACGATTCTGATGCTATAAAATTCAGAAGTCACATAGGATGGAAACAAGATAATATTTTTTCGGCTCGTTTGGGTTTAACCGAAGAAGCAATGAAATATAATACAATGAAAATGGCGAATTCAGAGAGACGTTTTCCAGCTTTTTGGGGTCCTGGATTTGACTGGGTTCCAGATCATAACTGGGGAGGATCAGGAATGATTGGCATGCAGGAAATGCTTTTGCAGGAAACAGATGGAAAAATTTATCTTTTTCCAGCGTGGCCGAAAGATTGGAATGTACATTTTAAATTACACGCCAAACAAAATACAACAATTGAAGCCGAACTCTTAAACGGAGAATTAAAGGTTTTAAAAGTTATTCCAGAAGAAAGAAAAAAAGACATTATAAATCTGCTTGGAAAATCTGAAGCAGAGAAAACGAAATTAAACTAA
- a CDS encoding pectate lyase family protein, with product MIKKLISGAVLSMLLTTNGQAQSVANTDKQIVKVDFDFFQRRLEEVHDPSYDSWVINEGKEAEKSFNNVSFKLKGNFTSKWYKVGMSAPFYNKLGSDGLVTAENLELKISGLKAGKHTLLTFHNAFDVITGKTFSPIKIFVNGKLQETVNASQRANAKIDASMAYITFNAEKGKDVIVRFEIDPTSNPDVVKQIVINGFEIDTPNLMNQARTPEPKNRDEHVEVGKTLTLKWDAVKNVASHKIYFGEDKNAVENATESSKEFKGKLTEKSYTVSDLYSGTTYYWRVDEVDNNGEVTLGNVWSFKPAQLAFPGAEGYGRYAVGGRGGKVIEVTNLNDDGPGSLRDAINQEIGPRTIVFNVSGNIKLASRLVANQPYITIAGQTAPGEGITISRAPIGLTGNDGVIRFLTVRIGGGTTFDGMGLTGADYSIIDHCSISWTIDESFSSRGAHHITLQRTLISEALNIAGHDKYPAGKMHGFAATIGGDIGSFHHNLLAHNQGRNWSIGGGLNGDGYYTGRLDITNNVVYNWGTRTTDGGANEVNFVNNYYKPGASTKIFVALNAQHEGVGKGMQRYYFNGNIMPGYFDEKSQDKGRKSTISHNEKVEYETFVDKPFFPSYVETQSAKAAYKNVLSDVGANQPFFDKHDNRIVEETLKGTFTYKGSKSGLGGMIDNEQDAGGWPNFVSETRPTDWDTDHDGLPNWWEKAFGLNENSKAGDFSDANSDTDKDGFTQLDNYLDWLAQPHYFVNSGEKKTLSVADYFKGYENKPVYTFSDVKNGKVVLKGKEIQFTTVEKGFASFVLTVKDADGDSMSRTINFFVK from the coding sequence ATGATAAAGAAATTAATAAGTGGTGCTGTTTTGTCCATGCTTTTGACCACAAATGGACAAGCACAATCAGTCGCAAATACTGATAAACAAATTGTAAAAGTTGACTTTGATTTTTTTCAAAGAAGACTGGAAGAAGTTCATGATCCAAGTTATGATTCGTGGGTGATTAATGAAGGAAAAGAAGCCGAAAAATCATTTAATAATGTGTCATTTAAGTTAAAAGGAAACTTCACTTCAAAATGGTATAAAGTTGGAATGAGCGCTCCGTTTTACAACAAATTAGGAAGCGATGGTTTGGTTACTGCCGAAAATTTAGAATTGAAAATCAGTGGACTAAAAGCGGGAAAACATACACTTTTGACTTTTCATAACGCTTTTGATGTCATTACAGGAAAAACATTTTCTCCGATAAAAATCTTCGTAAACGGAAAACTTCAGGAAACCGTAAATGCAAGTCAGAGAGCCAATGCTAAAATTGATGCTTCGATGGCATATATTACTTTTAATGCTGAAAAAGGAAAAGATGTAATCGTTCGTTTTGAAATTGATCCAACTTCAAATCCTGATGTTGTAAAACAGATTGTAATCAACGGTTTTGAGATTGATACGCCAAATTTAATGAATCAAGCCAGAACTCCAGAACCAAAAAATAGAGACGAACATGTTGAAGTTGGGAAAACTTTAACTCTAAAATGGGACGCTGTAAAAAATGTAGCATCTCATAAAATATATTTCGGGGAAGATAAAAATGCGGTAGAAAATGCAACTGAATCTTCAAAAGAATTTAAAGGAAAACTGACTGAGAAATCGTATACGGTTTCTGATTTATATTCGGGAACAACTTATTATTGGAGAGTCGATGAAGTAGATAATAATGGTGAAGTTACATTAGGAAATGTTTGGTCGTTTAAACCTGCTCAATTGGCGTTTCCAGGTGCAGAAGGTTACGGACGTTATGCAGTAGGAGGTCGTGGCGGAAAAGTAATTGAAGTAACGAATTTAAATGACGACGGACCAGGAAGTTTACGTGACGCGATTAATCAGGAAATTGGACCGAGAACGATTGTTTTCAATGTTTCGGGAAATATAAAACTGGCTTCGAGATTAGTCGCAAATCAGCCTTATATTACTATTGCGGGACAAACGGCTCCGGGAGAAGGAATTACGATCAGTAGAGCTCCAATTGGATTGACAGGAAATGATGGTGTAATTCGATTTTTGACAGTTCGCATTGGCGGTGGAACTACTTTTGACGGAATGGGATTAACAGGCGCGGATTACAGTATTATAGATCACTGTTCAATTAGCTGGACAATCGATGAATCGTTTAGTTCACGTGGCGCGCATCATATAACTTTACAGCGAACTTTAATTTCAGAGGCTTTAAATATTGCCGGACATGACAAATATCCTGCTGGAAAAATGCATGGTTTTGCGGCAACAATTGGCGGAGATATTGGTAGTTTTCATCACAATTTATTGGCGCACAATCAAGGCCGTAACTGGAGTATTGGTGGTGGTTTAAATGGAGACGGTTATTACACGGGAAGACTGGATATCACAAACAATGTAGTTTATAACTGGGGAACTAGAACAACTGACGGTGGTGCTAACGAAGTGAATTTTGTAAATAATTATTACAAACCAGGAGCTTCGACTAAAATATTTGTGGCGTTAAATGCACAGCACGAAGGTGTTGGAAAAGGAATGCAACGTTATTATTTTAACGGAAATATAATGCCAGGTTACTTTGATGAAAAATCTCAGGATAAAGGCAGAAAATCTACTATAAGTCACAATGAGAAAGTAGAATATGAAACTTTTGTAGACAAACCATTTTTTCCTTCTTACGTAGAAACGCAATCAGCGAAAGCGGCTTATAAAAATGTACTTTCAGATGTTGGTGCCAATCAGCCGTTTTTTGATAAACACGATAACCGAATTGTAGAGGAAACTTTAAAAGGTACTTTCACATATAAAGGAAGTAAAAGTGGTTTAGGCGGAATGATTGATAACGAACAAGATGCAGGTGGATGGCCAAACTTTGTATCGGAAACTCGTCCGACAGATTGGGATACAGATCATGACGGTTTGCCAAACTGGTGGGAAAAAGCTTTTGGTTTGAATGAAAATTCTAAAGCAGGAGATTTTTCAGATGCAAATTCAGATACTGATAAAGACGGATTTACGCAGTTGGATAATTATTTAGATTGGTTGGCTCAGCCTCATTATTTTGTGAATTCGGGAGAGAAAAAAACTTTAAGTGTTGCAGATTATTTTAAAGGATACGAAAACAAACCGGTTTATACTTTCTCTGATGTTAAAAATGGGAAAGTTGTTTTAAAAGGAAAAGAAATTCAGTTTACAACAGTTGAAAAAGGATTCGCATCTTTCGTCTTAACGGTAAAAGATGCAGATGGAGATTCGATGAGCAGAACGATTAATTTCTTCGTAAAATAA
- a CDS encoding sialate O-acetylesterase, with amino-acid sequence MKKSIIVLLAILANFQINAKIKLPALFTDNMMLQQKSNAPIWGWAEKNANIVIKTSWDSKTYKVKADNSGKWKTELQTSDFGGPYTIEVSEGNEKVTIKNVLLGEVWLCSGQSNMEMPLKGFQGQPVKNGNEIIVRSTNKNIRLITIPRATVLEPLQDFEGKWEEASPKSTSRFSATAWYFGSLLQEVLNVPVGLIHVSYGGSSMEAWMNKEMLKDFASAKIPTTKEELAKDPNRVPTTLFNGMLSPVIGYGIKGCIWYQGESNYERANEYTALMKKMVSSWRTLWNQGDFPFYFAQIAPFNYASFHPKDYQEKYNSAYLREAQFKASTAIPNSAMAVLMDVGEENSIHPMDKEKGGNRLAFQALARTYGIEGLEFESPKYKSMEIKDGAVTVSFDDVNNGITSYEKEVMGFEIAGADKVFYPAKTVVRRKSVVLTSDKVKNPVAVRYLWKDFAKAELFSTGGLPVSSFRTDEW; translated from the coding sequence ATGAAAAAATCAATTATTGTATTATTAGCGATTTTAGCGAATTTTCAAATCAATGCCAAAATCAAACTGCCAGCATTGTTTACTGATAACATGATGTTACAGCAAAAATCAAACGCACCAATTTGGGGCTGGGCAGAAAAGAATGCTAATATCGTAATCAAAACTTCTTGGGATTCTAAAACTTACAAAGTAAAAGCAGATAATTCTGGAAAATGGAAAACAGAATTACAAACTTCTGATTTTGGGGGACCATACACGATTGAAGTATCGGAAGGAAACGAAAAAGTAACTATCAAAAACGTTTTGTTAGGTGAAGTTTGGCTTTGTTCAGGTCAGTCGAATATGGAAATGCCATTAAAAGGTTTTCAGGGACAACCTGTTAAAAACGGAAATGAAATTATCGTAAGATCAACCAATAAAAACATTCGTTTAATTACGATTCCAAGAGCAACAGTTTTGGAACCTTTACAAGATTTCGAGGGGAAATGGGAAGAAGCTTCTCCAAAATCTACCTCTCGTTTTAGCGCAACAGCTTGGTATTTTGGTTCGCTTTTACAGGAAGTTTTAAATGTTCCTGTGGGATTAATTCATGTTTCTTATGGAGGTTCAAGCATGGAAGCTTGGATGAATAAAGAGATGCTGAAAGATTTTGCAAGCGCTAAAATTCCGACCACAAAAGAAGAATTGGCAAAAGATCCAAATCGTGTTCCGACAACTTTGTTTAACGGAATGCTTTCACCTGTAATTGGTTACGGAATCAAAGGCTGTATTTGGTACCAAGGAGAATCAAATTACGAAAGAGCGAATGAATATACCGCTTTGATGAAGAAAATGGTCAGCAGTTGGAGAACGTTGTGGAATCAGGGAGATTTTCCTTTTTATTTCGCTCAGATTGCACCGTTTAATTACGCATCATTCCATCCAAAAGATTATCAGGAAAAATACAATTCGGCATATTTGAGAGAAGCGCAGTTTAAGGCTTCAACAGCAATTCCGAACTCAGCAATGGCAGTTTTGATGGATGTAGGTGAAGAAAACAGTATTCATCCAATGGACAAAGAAAAAGGTGGAAACCGTCTGGCTTTTCAGGCTTTGGCAAGAACGTACGGAATTGAAGGTCTCGAATTCGAAAGTCCGAAATACAAATCGATGGAAATAAAAGACGGTGCTGTAACTGTTTCTTTTGATGATGTTAATAACGGAATTACATCTTACGAAAAAGAAGTTATGGGTTTTGAAATAGCGGGAGCAGACAAAGTTTTTTATCCTGCGAAAACGGTTGTAAGGAGAAAATCAGTGGTTCTGACTTCAGATAAAGTAAAAAATCCTGTTGCCGTAAGATATTTATGGAAAGATTTCGCTAAAGCGGAATTGTTTAGCACGGGAGGATTGCCGGTTTCTTCATTTAGAACGGATGAGTGGTAA
- a CDS encoding aceric acid hydrolase, whose translation MKKILNVSLGLFFVSTGVFAQNKGLVANSESPYSKLQSVGLQDVKWTNGFWKEQFDVETKNTLPYMWDLYHNETSHAYKNFEIAAGLSKGTFKGPSFHDGDFYKIFEGMAATYAVTKDKKLDAEMDKAIALFAKVQRKDGYIHTPVLIDERWGTLGPEEVKKQLGFEKYNMGHLMTAACVHYRATGKTNFLNIAKGVADFLYDFYKKASPELARNAICPSHYMGIVEMYRTTKNPKYLELANNLIDIRGTTNDGTDDNQDRIPFRQQTTAMGHAVRANYLYAGVADLYAETGEKKLLDNLESIWDDVTYRKMYITGGCGSLYDGVSPDGTSYDPTVVQKIHQAYGRPFQLPNATAHTETCANIGNVLWNWRMLQITGDAKYADIVELALYNSVLSGMDLEGEKFLYNNPLNVSNDLPFHQRWGNEREGYIALSNCCAPNVTRTVAEIGNYAYNISKDGLYVNLYGSNSLKTKSLNGEEIEIEQQTNYPWDGKITLKIVKAPKDLQNFFLRIPGWSQNAEVSVNNSKITDKIVSGTYLKLNQKWKKGDVIELNLPMPVELMEANPLVEEVKNQVAVKRGPLVYCLESDQLPAKVSVNDVALNLKSKFTTNPFTLNNRNLVSIDAEAVINSNNSWNKSLYKPLSSKDATAVSVKLIPYFAWGNKGKGEMTVWMSH comes from the coding sequence ATGAAAAAAATATTAAATGTTTCCCTAGGATTGTTTTTTGTTAGCACTGGAGTGTTTGCTCAAAACAAAGGCTTGGTTGCGAATTCAGAAAGTCCGTATTCTAAATTACAAAGTGTAGGCTTACAAGACGTAAAATGGACAAACGGTTTTTGGAAAGAACAATTTGATGTAGAAACCAAAAACACATTGCCATATATGTGGGATTTGTATCATAATGAAACTTCTCATGCTTATAAAAACTTCGAAATTGCTGCAGGATTAAGCAAAGGAACTTTTAAAGGGCCTTCGTTTCATGATGGTGATTTCTATAAGATTTTTGAAGGAATGGCAGCGACTTATGCCGTTACAAAAGATAAAAAACTCGATGCAGAAATGGATAAAGCCATTGCGCTTTTCGCGAAAGTACAGCGCAAAGATGGTTATATTCATACGCCAGTTTTAATCGACGAACGTTGGGGAACTTTAGGCCCAGAAGAAGTTAAAAAACAATTAGGTTTTGAGAAATACAATATGGGGCATTTAATGACTGCAGCTTGTGTTCATTATCGTGCCACGGGAAAAACAAACTTTTTGAACATCGCAAAAGGTGTTGCCGATTTCTTGTATGATTTTTACAAAAAAGCTTCACCAGAATTGGCTCGAAATGCAATTTGCCCGTCACATTATATGGGAATTGTCGAAATGTACAGAACGACTAAAAATCCAAAATACTTAGAGTTAGCTAATAATTTAATTGATATTCGCGGAACCACAAATGACGGAACCGATGATAATCAAGATCGAATTCCGTTTAGACAACAGACAACCGCAATGGGACACGCCGTGAGAGCAAATTATCTTTACGCTGGAGTTGCCGATTTGTATGCAGAAACAGGAGAGAAAAAATTACTGGATAATTTAGAATCGATTTGGGATGATGTTACGTATCGTAAAATGTATATTACAGGAGGTTGTGGTTCTTTATACGATGGAGTTTCGCCAGATGGAACTTCTTATGATCCAACTGTAGTTCAGAAAATTCATCAGGCTTACGGAAGACCTTTTCAATTGCCAAATGCAACAGCTCATACCGAAACTTGCGCCAATATTGGAAATGTGTTATGGAATTGGAGAATGCTTCAAATTACGGGAGATGCAAAATATGCTGATATTGTAGAACTGGCATTGTATAACAGTGTACTTTCGGGAATGGATTTAGAAGGAGAAAAATTCTTGTATAACAATCCGTTGAATGTTTCTAATGATTTACCGTTTCATCAAAGATGGGGAAATGAACGTGAAGGTTATATTGCATTATCAAACTGTTGTGCGCCAAACGTAACGAGAACTGTAGCAGAAATTGGAAATTATGCTTATAATATTTCAAAAGATGGTTTGTATGTGAATTTATATGGAAGTAATTCATTAAAAACTAAATCTTTAAACGGAGAAGAAATAGAAATTGAACAACAAACTAATTATCCTTGGGACGGAAAAATAACGTTGAAAATTGTAAAAGCGCCAAAAGATTTACAAAATTTCTTTTTAAGAATTCCGGGTTGGAGTCAGAATGCTGAAGTTTCGGTGAATAATTCGAAAATTACAGATAAAATCGTTTCTGGAACTTATCTGAAATTAAATCAGAAATGGAAAAAAGGAGACGTGATCGAATTGAATCTTCCTATGCCAGTAGAATTAATGGAAGCAAATCCGTTAGTGGAAGAAGTTAAAAATCAAGTAGCTGTAAAAAGAGGACCTTTGGTTTATTGTTTAGAATCTGATCAGCTTCCTGCAAAAGTTAGTGTGAATGATGTGGCTTTGAATTTGAAATCAAAATTTACGACTAACCCTTTTACATTGAATAATAGAAACTTAGTTAGCATTGATGCAGAAGCGGTTATAAATTCTAATAATTCATGGAATAAATCTTTGTACAAACCGCTTTCTTCTAAAGATGCAACGGCAGTATCTGTAAAATTGATTCCCTATTTTGCATGGGGGAATAAAGGAAAAGGCGAAATGACGGTTTGGATGTCGCATTAA